Proteins co-encoded in one Sphingopyxis sp. BE259 genomic window:
- the addA gene encoding double-strand break repair helicase AddA, with translation MIDSDKLLKPLDGGQRAAAEPDDHVWLGASAGTGKTQVLSARVLRLMLADVSPEAILCITFTKAGAAEMAHRIHERLAMWVRMADGDLRLDLAALGADWAEPGILDRARSLFATVIDSPGGAVRVQTIHSFCQTLLASFPLEAKILPGFRALEDSEASALQREVLGQLLARPDSDGDAMRTIAAMLSQRLGQDAAVAFLARCASSFTAAKAPRLAPKAHDLRTALDLPPGDPLAWQAAALGGGTIADADIAAVAASGRGWGTKTGDGRADIMDDWFRADSHGRAAMLTAVRGCFLTGTGDMRADYTKDKGGMRSCLGAAERIVAAAGNLLATATAMGVADDLAAAWDLGSRFAEAYALAKRERGLADFDDLISIAGHLLAQGDFGDWVRFKLDQRTDHILVDEAQDTNARQWAIVASLAGEFFAGIGAKDDRVRTMFTVGDRKQAIFGFQGTEPAAFEAARLSFAKRAAEGDKPFEDVDLVTNYRSSPAVLDVVDAWIAAGAPALMGLESDEPPHVPAEFNRDRAGRVELWKPLPVGKAVDADADDEGGSEGDEGEEGAGPRDTSAAASDPASLRLSRAIADEVQDWIAHGKDGRPVAPGDILILVRRRRDLAARIVARLQSLHVPVAGVDRFSLTQSLAVQDLLAAMRFAVQPLDDLNLASLLVSPLFGWSQDELFGFAHGRQKRALWEQLRAREEEAPPETMAALRSLLGMGDFTTPFRSLERILSGPLDGRRKLYHRLGREARDPIDELLAQALAFERQEAPSLLGFLAHIASSTAEIKRQSEARSDVVRVMTVHGSKGLQAPIVILADATDDPKSRRVSFDLSMGGWDKLPVFALGKDERHGAIAAAHDLKEAAEREEHWRLLYVAMTRAEELLIVTGTRRADELPDNNWHSAVDAVMADMGADWQDAGPRWGQKRVYAVTGKARAAKDKVREVSPVVAVPDWAREAAPEEARPPRPLAPSALGADDVAAAPQGAVRAAAVRRGLLLHALFERLPPVAFEQRRGAAQRWLTVQAADFDTAARDAMVDEVLGVLNDPAHAALFGPGSLAEVPLSAVVAGTVVAGIVDRLLVTADAVTVIDYKTGRHLPDSAAAVQPAYLRQMAAYRGALAAIFPGRRVDAALLYTAGPRLIALDDALLDAHKPGLAATKANLGG, from the coding sequence ATGATCGACTCCGACAAGCTGCTCAAACCGCTCGACGGCGGCCAGCGCGCTGCGGCAGAGCCGGACGACCATGTCTGGCTCGGCGCATCGGCGGGGACAGGCAAGACGCAGGTGCTGTCGGCGCGCGTGCTGCGCCTGATGCTCGCAGACGTGTCGCCCGAGGCGATATTGTGCATCACCTTTACCAAGGCGGGCGCCGCCGAAATGGCGCATCGCATCCACGAACGGCTGGCGATGTGGGTTCGGATGGCCGATGGCGACCTGCGGCTCGACCTGGCCGCGCTCGGCGCCGACTGGGCCGAGCCGGGCATACTCGATCGCGCGCGGTCGCTGTTCGCCACCGTGATCGACAGCCCGGGCGGCGCGGTGCGGGTGCAGACGATCCACAGTTTCTGCCAAACCTTGCTCGCCAGTTTTCCACTGGAAGCCAAGATATTGCCGGGGTTTCGCGCGCTGGAGGATAGCGAGGCGAGCGCGTTGCAGCGCGAGGTGCTGGGGCAATTGCTGGCGCGGCCCGATAGCGATGGCGATGCGATGCGAACGATCGCGGCGATGCTGTCGCAGCGGTTGGGGCAGGATGCGGCGGTCGCTTTCCTGGCGCGCTGCGCGAGCAGCTTTACCGCCGCCAAGGCCCCGCGCCTCGCTCCCAAAGCCCATGATCTGCGAACCGCACTCGATTTACCCCCGGGCGATCCGCTGGCATGGCAAGCCGCGGCGCTCGGTGGCGGCACAATTGCCGATGCCGACATCGCCGCGGTCGCCGCGAGCGGGCGCGGCTGGGGGACCAAGACAGGCGATGGCCGCGCCGACATCATGGACGACTGGTTCCGCGCCGATAGCCATGGCCGCGCCGCGATGCTGACCGCGGTGCGCGGCTGCTTCCTGACCGGCACCGGCGACATGCGCGCTGATTACACCAAGGACAAGGGCGGTATGCGCAGCTGCCTTGGCGCCGCCGAGCGGATCGTCGCGGCGGCGGGTAACCTGCTCGCGACCGCGACCGCAATGGGGGTCGCCGACGATCTGGCGGCGGCGTGGGATTTGGGCAGCCGGTTTGCTGAGGCCTATGCGCTGGCGAAGCGCGAGCGCGGGCTGGCCGATTTCGACGATCTGATCAGCATCGCGGGGCATCTGCTGGCGCAGGGCGATTTCGGCGACTGGGTGCGCTTCAAGCTCGACCAGCGCACCGACCATATTTTGGTCGACGAGGCGCAGGACACCAATGCGCGGCAATGGGCGATTGTCGCGTCGCTGGCGGGCGAGTTTTTTGCCGGGATTGGTGCCAAGGACGACCGGGTCCGCACGATGTTCACGGTCGGCGACCGCAAGCAGGCGATTTTCGGCTTTCAGGGGACCGAGCCCGCGGCGTTCGAGGCGGCGCGGCTGAGCTTTGCCAAGCGCGCGGCGGAGGGCGACAAGCCGTTCGAGGATGTCGATCTTGTCACCAATTACCGTTCGAGCCCCGCGGTGCTCGACGTCGTCGATGCGTGGATCGCGGCGGGCGCGCCCGCATTGATGGGTCTGGAAAGCGACGAGCCGCCACACGTTCCCGCCGAATTCAACCGCGACCGTGCCGGGCGGGTCGAGCTGTGGAAACCGCTACCGGTCGGCAAGGCGGTCGACGCCGATGCCGACGACGAGGGCGGTTCCGAAGGTGACGAAGGTGAGGAGGGAGCCGGGCCGCGCGACACCTCCGCCGCCGCCAGCGACCCCGCCAGCCTGCGGCTGTCGCGCGCGATCGCCGATGAGGTGCAGGACTGGATTGCGCATGGCAAGGACGGGCGTCCGGTCGCGCCGGGCGACATCTTGATCCTCGTCCGCCGCCGCCGCGATTTGGCGGCGCGGATCGTCGCGCGGTTGCAGTCGCTGCACGTGCCGGTCGCGGGGGTCGATCGCTTTTCGCTCACCCAGTCGCTAGCGGTGCAGGATCTGCTCGCCGCAATGCGCTTTGCGGTGCAGCCGCTCGACGATCTCAATCTTGCCAGCTTGCTGGTGTCGCCCCTGTTCGGGTGGAGCCAGGACGAGCTGTTCGGCTTTGCGCATGGCCGCCAGAAACGGGCGCTATGGGAGCAATTGCGCGCTCGCGAGGAAGAGGCGCCGCCTGAAACGATGGCGGCGCTGCGCAGCTTGCTTGGCATGGGCGATTTCACGACGCCGTTCCGGTCTCTGGAGCGTATCCTGTCGGGGCCGCTCGACGGGCGGCGCAAGCTGTATCACCGGCTGGGGCGCGAGGCGCGGGACCCGATCGACGAACTGCTCGCGCAAGCGCTGGCGTTCGAGCGGCAGGAAGCGCCGTCGCTGCTGGGCTTCCTCGCACACATCGCCTCGAGTACGGCGGAGATCAAGCGCCAGAGCGAGGCGCGCAGCGATGTCGTGCGGGTGATGACGGTGCATGGGTCGAAAGGCTTGCAGGCGCCGATCGTGATTCTGGCGGACGCGACCGACGATCCCAAATCGCGGCGGGTGAGCTTTGACCTGTCGATGGGAGGCTGGGACAAATTGCCGGTGTTCGCGCTCGGCAAGGATGAGCGTCATGGCGCGATTGCCGCCGCGCACGACCTCAAGGAAGCCGCCGAACGCGAGGAGCATTGGCGATTGTTGTACGTGGCGATGACGCGCGCCGAGGAATTGCTGATCGTCACCGGGACGCGGAGGGCGGACGAGCTTCCCGACAATAATTGGCACAGCGCAGTCGATGCAGTGATGGCTGATATGGGCGCCGACTGGCAGGATGCCGGGCCGCGCTGGGGGCAGAAGCGCGTCTATGCGGTGACGGGCAAGGCGCGCGCGGCCAAGGACAAAGTGCGGGAGGTGTCGCCGGTGGTCGCGGTGCCTGACTGGGCGCGGGAAGCGGCCCCCGAAGAAGCGCGCCCGCCGCGGCCGCTGGCGCCGTCGGCGCTGGGCGCGGACGATGTCGCAGCGGCGCCGCAGGGCGCGGTTCGGGCGGCGGCGGTGCGCCGCGGGCTGCTGCTCCACGCGCTGTTCGAACGCCTGCCGCCGGTGGCGTTCGAACAGCGGCGCGGGGCGGCGCAGCGCTGGCTGACGGTGCAGGCGGCGGACTTCGACACCGCAGCGCGCGACGCAATGGTCGATGAAGTGCTCGGCGTGCTGAACGACCCGGCGCATGCTGCGTTGTTCGGGCCAGGCTCGCTCGCCGAAGTGCCGCTGTCGGCGGTGGTCGCCGGCACGGTGGTCGCCGGGATCGTCGACCGGCTGCTGGTCACCGCCGACGCGGTGACGGTAATCGATTACAAGACCGGGCGGCATTTGCCGGACAGCGCCGCCGCGGTGCAGCCCGCCTATCTGCGCCAGATGGCGGCCTATCGCGGGGC
- the addB gene encoding double-strand break repair protein AddB — MADAKPTVFSIPVQRAFADALVAGVTDRFAEGALGLAEGLILLPSNRARSAVQAAFVRASGAGLLMPRLAVIGDADLDESVALAFDAIDDADPIPPAIDALRRRLMLASLIERHNPPGEDAITGAAAFQLAEGLGRVIDQLHYEELAPTRLGDIEAALGDLAGHWQASWQRLRLLVDHWPTMLATTGHIDRADRRNRLLARVTAGWRAAPPGRFVVAAGVTTAAPAIARLLRTVADLPQGMVVLPGLDLGMAAEEWDALGPVKSDPDQPGERPLETHPQYHLKLLLGRMGIARGEVGEWAAASPFDGPDARAPFLSLLFAPAAYTARWQAAENLAPGLTGVSAATFADDGQEAQGIALMMRRVLEEAGRTAALVTPDRLLAERVAAALARWGLEGDSRVDDSAGQPLGQMPPGALLLLLAEFAAAFDSVRLIALLGHPLVRANGDAKVRLDWLDQVRRLDLVLRGPGLVPGWVGVTARIDEIAADSDRRGHGAALAMADWWAEVATGLSRALAPFAAGVPAPPSVLLGALQDALGWLTGDGAWTGHAGRALSDLFDRWTLAKGDGPALVAPADFPAMLADLMNNESIRPPYGGHPRLFIWGLLEARLQRADLMILGGLDEGRWPPQQSPDPWLAPGIRRILGLAAPERQQGMAAHDFAGAFAAREVVVTRALRSGGDPAVASRFWLRLAALAGDLPDATLDGQPVTALAAVLDVPEGASQPAAKPRPAPPLNARPDRISVTGVDQLARDPFAFYAAKILRLNELEPLSSGPDAKWFGTRVHKFLQDWQAAKMTEAAFEAEIAALRADPALDSLARAFWLPRIEPSLRWAAARVWASREERYPVANEVSGTLLIGGITLRGTADRVDQAADGTLAIVDYKTGAAPSAKSAGEGLNSQLGLLGLIAEEAGLGDLAPEPAGAFEYWELKRDRKKGVDGTVKAIKGQKPKPPTAAAVVERAREALADLSARFLLGQEPFVPGDAAKRYTDFDQLMRRDEWFGRGEPDPAAADEAAA, encoded by the coding sequence GGGGCTGCTCATGCCGCGATTGGCGGTGATCGGCGATGCCGATCTGGATGAAAGCGTCGCGCTGGCATTCGATGCGATCGACGATGCCGACCCGATCCCGCCCGCGATCGATGCGCTGCGGCGGCGGTTGATGTTGGCGTCGCTGATCGAGCGGCACAATCCGCCTGGCGAAGACGCGATCACCGGCGCCGCCGCGTTTCAGCTGGCCGAAGGACTGGGCCGGGTGATCGACCAGCTCCACTATGAGGAGCTCGCCCCGACGCGGCTCGGCGACATCGAAGCTGCACTCGGCGACCTTGCGGGGCATTGGCAGGCGTCATGGCAGCGTCTGCGCCTGCTGGTCGATCACTGGCCTACTATGCTCGCCACGACGGGGCATATAGACCGCGCCGACCGCCGTAACCGTCTGCTGGCGCGGGTGACCGCCGGCTGGCGCGCCGCGCCGCCGGGACGCTTTGTCGTCGCGGCGGGGGTGACCACCGCGGCGCCGGCGATCGCGCGGCTACTGCGCACCGTCGCCGACCTGCCACAGGGGATGGTGGTGCTGCCCGGGCTTGATCTTGGCATGGCCGCGGAGGAATGGGATGCGCTGGGTCCGGTGAAATCCGATCCCGATCAGCCGGGAGAACGCCCGCTCGAAACGCATCCGCAATATCATCTGAAGCTGCTGCTCGGCCGAATGGGGATCGCGCGTGGAGAGGTTGGCGAATGGGCCGCGGCCTCGCCGTTCGACGGTCCCGATGCGCGCGCACCCTTTCTGTCGCTGCTGTTCGCGCCCGCCGCTTACACCGCGCGCTGGCAGGCCGCCGAAAACCTCGCGCCCGGCTTGACCGGGGTCAGCGCGGCAACCTTTGCAGACGATGGGCAGGAGGCGCAGGGGATCGCGCTGATGATGCGGCGCGTGCTGGAGGAAGCAGGGCGCACCGCCGCGCTGGTGACCCCCGACCGCCTGCTCGCCGAACGCGTCGCCGCAGCGCTGGCGCGCTGGGGCTTGGAAGGCGACAGTCGCGTCGACGACAGCGCCGGGCAGCCGCTGGGGCAGATGCCGCCGGGCGCGCTGCTGTTGCTGCTCGCCGAATTTGCGGCGGCATTCGATTCGGTGCGGCTGATCGCCTTGTTGGGACATCCGCTGGTACGTGCCAACGGTGACGCCAAGGTGCGGCTCGACTGGCTCGATCAGGTGCGGCGGCTCGATCTGGTGCTGCGTGGTCCGGGACTGGTGCCCGGCTGGGTCGGGGTGACGGCGCGGATTGACGAAATTGCGGCCGACAGCGATCGGCGCGGGCATGGCGCCGCGCTGGCTATGGCCGATTGGTGGGCCGAGGTGGCGACTGGGCTGAGCCGCGCACTCGCTCCGTTTGCGGCGGGGGTGCCGGCGCCGCCGTCGGTGCTGCTCGGCGCGTTGCAGGACGCGCTCGGCTGGCTGACCGGCGACGGCGCATGGACGGGTCATGCCGGCCGCGCGTTGTCCGACCTGTTCGACCGCTGGACGCTGGCCAAGGGCGACGGTCCAGCGCTGGTCGCGCCCGCCGATTTCCCTGCAATGCTCGCCGATCTGATGAACAACGAGAGTATCCGGCCACCCTATGGCGGGCATCCGCGGCTGTTCATCTGGGGTCTGCTGGAGGCGCGGTTGCAGCGCGCCGACCTGATGATTTTGGGCGGACTCGACGAGGGGCGCTGGCCGCCGCAGCAAAGCCCCGACCCTTGGCTCGCGCCCGGCATCCGCCGTATCCTGGGCCTCGCGGCGCCGGAGCGACAGCAGGGGATGGCAGCGCATGATTTTGCCGGTGCCTTTGCGGCGCGCGAGGTTGTGGTGACGCGCGCGCTGCGCAGCGGCGGCGACCCGGCGGTCGCGTCGCGTTTCTGGCTGCGGCTGGCGGCACTGGCGGGCGACTTGCCCGACGCGACGCTCGATGGACAGCCGGTGACGGCGCTCGCCGCGGTGCTCGACGTGCCGGAGGGGGCAAGCCAGCCCGCCGCCAAGCCGCGTCCCGCCCCGCCGCTGAATGCGCGGCCCGACCGGATCAGCGTTACCGGGGTCGATCAGTTGGCGCGCGATCCCTTTGCCTTTTACGCCGCGAAGATCCTGCGGCTGAACGAACTGGAGCCGTTGAGCAGCGGTCCCGATGCCAAATGGTTCGGGACGCGGGTGCATAAATTCCTGCAGGACTGGCAAGCGGCCAAGATGACCGAGGCGGCGTTCGAGGCCGAGATCGCCGCTTTGCGCGCCGACCCGGCGCTCGATTCGCTAGCACGCGCTTTTTGGTTGCCCCGGATCGAACCGTCTCTGCGCTGGGCCGCGGCGCGGGTGTGGGCGTCGCGCGAAGAACGCTATCCGGTCGCCAACGAGGTCAGCGGCACACTGTTGATCGGCGGCATTACGCTGCGTGGCACCGCCGACCGCGTCGATCAGGCCGCCGACGGCACACTAGCGATCGTCGATTACAAGACGGGCGCGGCGCCGTCGGCCAAATCGGCGGGCGAGGGGCTGAACAGCCAACTGGGGTTGCTGGGGTTGATCGCCGAGGAAGCGGGGCTGGGCGATCTGGCGCCCGAACCTGCCGGTGCGTTCGAATATTGGGAGTTGAAGCGCGACCGCAAAAAGGGCGTCGACGGCACGGTCAAGGCGATCAAGGGGCAAAAGCCGAAGCCCCCGACCGCCGCGGCGGTGGTTGAGCGGGCGCGGGAGGCACTGGCTGACCTCAGCGCGCGTTTCCTGCTGGGGCAGGAGCCGTTCGTCCCCGGCGATGCTGCCAAGCGGTACACCGATTTCGACCAGCTGATGCGCCGCGACGAATGGTTCGGGCGGGGGGAGCCTGACCCGGCGGCTGCCGACGAGGCGGCGGCATGA